One Ignavibacterium sp. DNA segment encodes these proteins:
- a CDS encoding CPBP family intramembrane glutamic endopeptidase: MTKLTQELRKLILIIKELDKKVTVIFLSVAVLQTFSFYFTSRRFFRENLFQYFQTYSDPYLIEYFYWFLGDFLIYLILGTLIIKLVLKENLNDYGFRLGDYRLGLLLTLIFIAIMLILIWFVSASPSFAQKYPHLSGAKLNWNTFLIYESGMLIYMFAWEFMWRGYMLFGLEEKFGYYSVLIQMIPFVILHNGKPFLETFGAIFGGIALGILALRTRSFYYCVVIHIGVMFSIDFVSTLRFRANEYGIGIESFINLIKQIFWVLR, translated from the coding sequence ATGACTAAACTGACACAAGAGCTTAGAAAACTGATATTAATAATTAAAGAATTGGATAAAAAGGTTACAGTAATTTTTCTATCTGTGGCAGTATTGCAGACTTTTTCATTTTATTTTACATCAAGAAGATTTTTCAGAGAAAATTTATTTCAATACTTTCAAACTTATTCTGATCCATATTTAATTGAATATTTTTATTGGTTTTTAGGAGATTTCTTAATCTACCTGATTCTGGGCACCTTGATAATAAAACTGGTTCTAAAAGAAAACCTTAATGATTATGGATTTCGTTTAGGTGATTACAGACTTGGACTTCTTTTAACCCTGATTTTTATTGCAATAATGTTAATTCTGATTTGGTTTGTTTCTGCGTCACCATCTTTTGCACAAAAGTACCCGCATCTATCCGGTGCAAAGCTTAACTGGAACACTTTTTTAATTTATGAGTCAGGAATGTTGATTTATATGTTTGCATGGGAATTTATGTGGCGTGGATATATGCTTTTTGGTCTTGAAGAAAAATTCGGTTACTATTCTGTCTTAATTCAGATGATACCTTTTGTGATCTTACATAATGGAAAACCTTTTTTAGAAACTTTCGGTGCAATTTTCGGTGGTATTGCTTTAGGTATTCTTGCGTTAAGGACTAGGTCATTTTATTATTGCGTTGTTATTCATATTGGTGTTATGTTCTCAATTGATTTTGTTTCAACATTACGTTTTAGAGCAAATGAATATGGAATTGGTATAGAATCATTTATAAATTTAATTAAACAAATATTTTGGGTGTTAAGATGA
- the groL gene encoding chaperonin GroEL (60 kDa chaperone family; promotes refolding of misfolded polypeptides especially under stressful conditions; forms two stacked rings of heptamers to form a barrel-shaped 14mer; ends can be capped by GroES; misfolded proteins enter the barrel where they are refolded when GroES binds), with the protein MAKLIEYNTEARAKLISGVNKLANAVKVTLGPKGRNVVLEKKFGAPTVTKDGVSVAKEIELDDPVENMGAQMVREVASKTSDVAGDGTTTATVLAQAIYREGLKNVTAGANPMDLKRGIDIAVQKVIEYLKTISKDVEGRNEIAQVGAISANNDKSIGNLIADAMEKVGKDGVITVEESKSAETVLDVVEGMQFDRGYISPYFVTDTESMEAVLEDPFILIHDKKISAMKDLLPILEKVAQQGKAMLIISEDLEGEALATLVVNKIRGTLKVAAVKAPGFGDRRKAMLEDIAVLTNGTVISEEQGYKLENATLDYLGKAKKVVIDKDNTTIVEGSGKTDNIKKRINEIKSQIEKSTSDYDKEKLQERLAKLSGGVAVLKIGASTEIEMKEKKSRVEDALHATRAAVEEGIVAGGGVALVRAMDILEKVKGENPDQTTGVKIVEKSLEEPLRQIVNNAGLEGSVVLQKVREGKDDFGFNAATEKYENLVKSGVIDPTKVARTALENAASVSSLLLTTEAVVYEKKEKETSMPAMPPGGMGGMDGMY; encoded by the coding sequence ATGGCAAAGTTAATTGAATACAACACCGAAGCCCGGGCAAAATTAATAAGCGGTGTAAATAAACTGGCAAATGCAGTTAAAGTTACTCTTGGACCAAAGGGACGTAATGTTGTTTTAGAAAAGAAATTTGGTGCCCCAACTGTAACTAAAGATGGCGTTTCAGTTGCAAAAGAAATTGAACTTGATGATCCTGTTGAAAATATGGGTGCTCAAATGGTGCGCGAAGTTGCATCAAAAACAAGTGATGTTGCTGGAGACGGAACTACAACTGCAACTGTTCTGGCTCAGGCTATTTACAGAGAAGGATTAAAAAATGTTACTGCTGGTGCAAATCCAATGGATCTTAAAAGAGGAATTGATATTGCAGTGCAAAAAGTGATTGAATACTTAAAAACAATCAGCAAAGATGTTGAAGGAAGAAATGAAATTGCACAGGTTGGCGCAATATCTGCAAACAATGATAAATCAATAGGTAATTTAATTGCTGATGCAATGGAAAAAGTTGGAAAAGATGGTGTGATAACTGTTGAAGAAAGCAAATCGGCTGAAACTGTGTTAGATGTGGTTGAAGGTATGCAGTTCGATCGCGGATATATCTCTCCTTATTTTGTTACCGATACAGAATCAATGGAAGCAGTTTTAGAAGATCCTTTTATTCTTATCCACGATAAAAAAATCTCTGCAATGAAAGATCTTTTACCGATATTGGAAAAAGTTGCTCAGCAAGGCAAAGCAATGTTAATCATATCAGAAGATCTTGAAGGTGAAGCATTAGCTACATTAGTAGTTAACAAGATTCGCGGAACTTTAAAAGTTGCTGCTGTTAAAGCTCCTGGTTTTGGTGATAGAAGAAAAGCAATGTTAGAAGATATTGCAGTTCTTACAAATGGTACGGTAATTTCTGAAGAACAAGGTTACAAATTAGAAAATGCAACACTTGATTATTTAGGCAAAGCTAAAAAAGTTGTTATTGATAAAGATAATACTACTATTGTTGAAGGTTCCGGTAAAACTGATAATATTAAGAAAAGAATAAATGAAATAAAATCGCAGATTGAAAAATCAACTTCAGACTATGACAAAGAAAAATTACAGGAAAGATTGGCAAAACTTTCCGGTGGTGTTGCAGTGTTAAAAATCGGAGCTTCCACCGAAATTGAAATGAAAGAAAAGAAATCCAGAGTTGAAGATGCATTGCATGCTACTCGTGCCGCAGTTGAAGAAGGCATCGTAGCTGGCGGCGGTGTTGCTTTAGTTAGAGCTATGGATATTTTAGAAAAAGTAAAGGGTGAGAATCCTGACCAAACTACCGGTGTTAAAATTGTTGAAAAATCTTTAGAAGAACCTTTAAGACAAATAGTTAACAATGCCGGACTGGAAGGATCGGTTGTACTTCAAAAAGTTCGTGAAGGAAAAGATGATTTTGGATTTAATGCTGCTACAGAAAAATATGAGAACTTAGTTAAATCCGGAGTTATTGATCCAACTAAAGTTGCAAGAACTGCTCTTGAAAATGCAGCTTCAGTTTCTTCTTTGCTGTTAACAACCGAAGCAGTTGTTTATGAGAAGAAAGAAAAAGAAACTTCAATGCCTGCTATGCCTCCGGGAGGTATGGGCGGTATGGATGGAATGTACTAA
- a CDS encoding pyridoxine 5'-phosphate synthase: MRLSLNVDHIATIRNARNESQPDPVTAALIAEHAGVDGIVVHLREDRRHINERDVRLLRELIATRLNLEMAAAEEILKIACDVGPELVTLVPEKRQELTTEGGLNVIDNVSLIRDTISELHKYEIEVSLFIEPDIMQIDAAAEIESDFVEIHTGIFANAISEEEQFDELDRIRTSVKHAKKLGLGINAGHGLNYQNIKVFREIQDIDEVSIGHAIIARSVFVGIKQAVKEMYDLIRFG; this comes from the coding sequence ATGAGATTATCATTAAATGTAGATCATATTGCAACCATTCGAAATGCAAGGAACGAAAGTCAGCCTGATCCGGTTACTGCTGCCTTAATTGCTGAACACGCTGGTGTTGATGGAATCGTTGTTCATCTTCGTGAAGATAGAAGACATATAAATGAAAGGGATGTAAGATTACTTCGCGAACTTATTGCAACCAGACTAAATCTTGAAATGGCTGCGGCAGAAGAAATATTAAAAATTGCCTGCGATGTAGGTCCTGAACTCGTTACATTAGTACCTGAAAAAAGGCAAGAACTTACAACAGAAGGCGGACTTAATGTTATTGATAATGTTTCTTTAATAAGAGATACAATTTCTGAACTGCATAAGTATGAAATTGAAGTTTCACTTTTTATCGAACCTGATATAATGCAGATAGATGCAGCTGCAGAAATTGAAAGTGATTTTGTAGAAATACACACCGGTATTTTTGCAAATGCAATTTCTGAAGAAGAACAATTTGATGAGCTGGATAGAATAAGAACTTCTGTTAAACATGCTAAGAAATTAGGATTAGGTATAAATGCAGGTCACGGACTTAATTATCAAAACATTAAAGTTTTCAGAGAAATACAGGATATTGATGAGGTTAGTATTGGTCATGCAATTATTGCAAGATCAGTTTTCGTTGGTATTAAACAAGCAGTAAAAGAAATGTATGATCTGATAAGGTTTGGATGA
- the groES gene encoding co-chaperone GroES, protein MKLKPLGDRVVVKPAAAEEKTAGGIILPDTAKEKPVEGNVIAVGPGKVADDGKSIKMEVKVGDRVLYGKYSGTEVTINGEEYLIMRESDIFGILGK, encoded by the coding sequence ATTAAATTAAAACCATTAGGTGATAGAGTAGTTGTTAAACCAGCCGCCGCTGAAGAGAAAACAGCTGGTGGAATCATATTACCAGATACAGCTAAAGAAAAACCAGTTGAAGGAAATGTTATTGCTGTTGGTCCTGGTAAAGTAGCTGATGATGGTAAATCAATTAAAATGGAAGTTAAAGTTGGTGACAGAGTTCTTTATGGAAAATACAGCGGAACAGAAGTTACTATTAATGGTGAAGAATACCTCATTATGCGTGAGAGTGATATCTTCGGAATTTTAGGTAAGTAA
- a CDS encoding dienelactone hydrolase family protein — MKLKSVLVFLFGLLLFSCVDKQNEKNSLVEKSIEYSAEGVKLKGYLVYDDDVKGKRPGVLVVHEWWGLNDYAKRRARMLAELGYTAFALDMYGEGKNTDNPEEAQNLAMSVYQNMTTGEERFLAAYNFLKNYETTDSNKIAAIGYCFGGSIVLQMARVGTDLKAVVSFHGGLQPVTSAEKGKVNAFILVCNGAADKSVTPEQIQDFKTEMDNAGVHYSFINYEGALHAFSNPEADSLGKKFNMPIAYNKKADIESWQEMVNLFKQVFKK; from the coding sequence ATGAAGTTAAAATCAGTGTTAGTGTTTTTATTTGGGTTGTTGTTATTTTCCTGTGTGGATAAACAAAATGAAAAAAACAGTCTTGTTGAAAAAAGTATTGAGTATTCGGCAGAAGGAGTAAAATTAAAAGGTTATTTAGTCTATGATGATGATGTGAAAGGGAAAAGACCTGGAGTGCTGGTTGTTCACGAATGGTGGGGATTGAACGATTATGCTAAAAGAAGAGCACGAATGCTTGCTGAACTCGGATATACTGCATTCGCTTTGGATATGTACGGTGAAGGAAAAAACACAGACAATCCTGAAGAAGCACAAAATCTTGCAATGTCAGTCTATCAAAATATGACTACAGGTGAAGAAAGATTTTTAGCCGCATATAATTTTCTGAAAAACTACGAAACAACTGACAGTAATAAAATTGCAGCAATAGGATACTGCTTCGGAGGCAGTATAGTTCTTCAAATGGCTCGGGTAGGAACAGACCTTAAAGCTGTTGTCAGTTTTCACGGCGGATTACAACCGGTTACATCAGCTGAAAAAGGAAAAGTAAATGCATTTATTTTAGTTTGTAATGGTGCAGCCGATAAGTCTGTAACTCCCGAACAAATTCAAGATTTTAAAACAGAAATGGATAATGCAGGCGTTCATTACAGCTTTATTAATTATGAAGGAGCACTACATGCTTTTTCAAATCCGGAAGCAGATAGTCTTGGTAAAAAATTTAATATGCCAATCGCCTATAATAAAAAAGCTGATATAGAATCCTGGCAGGAGATGGTTAATTTATTCAAGCAGGTTTTTAAGAAATAA
- a CDS encoding transketolase C-terminal domain-containing protein: MHYNLIKKSEFDKVKSFSGNWATRMQLFADMCRYNTLVAVKKAGSGHLGSSLSAMDITTYLYLNEMNVFEAGFDSFDRDIYFSSKGHDVPGLYSLFYALGIISEEKLLMLRRLHGLDGHPEVRQKGIEASTGSLGMGISKAKGFAWAKKYNNNKGNVYVLTGDGEFQEGQIWESLQATAHQKVNNITAIMDHNKYQTDMLVADVNNIEDVVEKVKAFGWYVVRINGHDFNILEKTFSDLKKVTDKPKMIIADTIKGRGVSFMEKPLTETFQGKTLYKWHSGAPDDDSYQKGLTELADKIIILSEKLGIEKIQIPANKSEGKTITKLDKEFVTEAYGDALVEIAKTNKKLVVLDGDLSADCKLRKFEKTYPDRFIENGIAEQDMVSTAGGLARMGLIPVVNTFASFLAARANEQIYNNAGEQTKIIYTCHFSGMIPAGPGKSHQSVRDISLFSALPNITIIQPCNAEETKWATEYCVNEAKENCVLRLVIGPSPERIQLPKDYKFKVGVGAELTNGSDAILFGYGPVMLHEALAAAEYLKRINLRLKVINMPWLNRIDSEWLKEIVKDQRRIFVLEDHSAVGGLADRLLNELVSIDVICGKEFINLGIKEYPECGTPLEVLEYHKLDGKSLAQRISGISAIETSDLLNQKYTEEAPQ, from the coding sequence GTGCACTATAATCTCATAAAAAAGTCAGAGTTTGATAAGGTCAAATCGTTCAGTGGAAATTGGGCAACAAGAATGCAGTTGTTTGCAGATATGTGCCGCTACAATACACTGGTTGCTGTTAAAAAAGCCGGTTCAGGTCATCTTGGTTCGAGTTTAAGTGCTATGGATATAACTACATATCTTTATTTAAATGAGATGAATGTTTTTGAAGCTGGTTTTGATTCTTTCGATCGTGATATTTATTTCTCGTCTAAAGGGCACGATGTTCCCGGATTGTATTCTTTGTTTTATGCGCTTGGAATTATCTCCGAAGAAAAATTATTAATGCTAAGAAGACTGCACGGACTTGATGGTCATCCTGAAGTTCGTCAAAAGGGTATTGAAGCGAGCACTGGTTCACTTGGGATGGGAATTTCAAAAGCAAAAGGATTTGCCTGGGCAAAAAAATATAATAATAACAAAGGTAATGTTTATGTGCTGACTGGTGATGGTGAATTTCAAGAAGGACAAATCTGGGAATCGCTGCAGGCAACAGCTCATCAGAAAGTGAATAATATAACAGCTATTATGGATCATAATAAGTATCAGACAGATATGCTTGTAGCTGATGTGAATAATATTGAAGATGTTGTTGAAAAGGTGAAAGCGTTCGGGTGGTATGTTGTTAGAATTAACGGACATGATTTTAATATTCTGGAAAAAACATTTTCTGATCTTAAAAAAGTTACAGATAAACCAAAGATGATAATTGCTGATACAATTAAAGGAAGAGGAGTATCGTTTATGGAAAAACCATTGACCGAAACTTTTCAGGGAAAAACACTTTACAAATGGCACTCAGGCGCACCCGATGATGACAGTTATCAAAAAGGCTTGACTGAACTTGCTGACAAAATTATTATTCTTTCTGAAAAACTTGGAATTGAAAAAATTCAGATTCCGGCAAACAAGTCAGAAGGAAAAACAATAACCAAACTCGATAAAGAATTTGTAACTGAAGCTTACGGTGATGCTTTAGTTGAAATTGCAAAAACAAATAAAAAATTAGTGGTACTTGATGGAGATCTTTCTGCTGATTGTAAACTTAGGAAATTTGAAAAAACTTATCCGGATAGATTTATTGAAAACGGAATTGCAGAGCAGGATATGGTCTCAACAGCCGGTGGATTGGCAAGAATGGGGTTGATTCCAGTTGTAAATACTTTTGCAAGCTTTCTTGCTGCCAGAGCAAATGAGCAGATTTACAACAATGCAGGTGAACAGACTAAAATTATTTACACTTGTCATTTTTCAGGGATGATTCCAGCCGGTCCCGGTAAATCTCATCAAAGTGTACGTGACATTTCATTGTTCAGTGCTTTACCGAATATTACTATCATTCAACCCTGTAATGCTGAAGAAACTAAATGGGCAACTGAATATTGTGTGAACGAAGCAAAGGAAAACTGCGTTTTAAGATTGGTAATAGGACCATCTCCGGAAAGAATACAATTGCCCAAAGATTATAAATTCAAAGTTGGAGTTGGTGCTGAGCTGACTAATGGCAGTGATGCAATTTTATTTGGATACGGACCTGTAATGCTTCACGAAGCGTTAGCAGCTGCTGAATATTTAAAAAGAATTAATCTCAGATTAAAAGTAATTAATATGCCTTGGTTAAACAGAATAGATAGTGAATGGCTGAAAGAGATTGTAAAAGATCAAAGGAGAATTTTTGTTTTAGAAGATCATTCAGCAGTTGGCGGTTTAGCAGACAGGTTGTTAAACGAATTAGTGTCAATTGATGTAATCTGTGGTAAAGAATTTATCAACTTAGGAATAAAAGAATATCCCGAATGCGGAACTCCGCTTGAAGTTCTTGAATACCATAAACTTGATGGCAAATCGCTAGCACAAAGAATATCAGGAATTTCAGCCATTGAAACCTCAGATTTATTAAATCAAAAATATACTGAAGAAGCGCCGCAGTAG
- a CDS encoding YhcH/YjgK/YiaL family protein has protein sequence MIIDKLSNSNLYSSLSERINKAFAYLEQTDFSKTQSGKYEIDGDNIFALISEYKTKDETEGKLEAHIKYIDVQFVVKGTELIGYAPFQNQKVINEYNEQNDIAFFEGEKSFLKVEEGMFAIFFPNDVHMPGIKFREKSFVKKVVVKVKI, from the coding sequence ATGATAATTGATAAACTCTCAAACTCAAATTTGTACTCTTCACTCAGCGAAAGAATTAACAAAGCTTTTGCTTATCTGGAACAAACTGATTTTTCCAAAACCCAATCAGGCAAATATGAAATTGATGGTGATAATATTTTCGCTTTAATTAGTGAATACAAAACCAAAGATGAAACTGAAGGAAAACTCGAGGCTCACATAAAATATATTGATGTTCAATTCGTGGTTAAAGGAACTGAATTAATTGGTTATGCTCCTTTTCAAAATCAAAAAGTGATAAACGAATACAATGAACAAAATGATATTGCTTTTTTTGAAGGTGAAAAATCATTCTTAAAAGTTGAAGAAGGAATGTTTGCAATATTTTTTCCAAACGATGTTCATATGCCCGGAATAAAATTCAGAGAAAAGTCTTTTGTAAAAAAGGTTGTTGTTAAAGTTAAAATCTGA
- a CDS encoding cyclic 2,3-diphosphoglycerate synthase: MARKNVLIMGAAGRDFHNFNVYFRDNNDYNVVAFTATQIPNIEGRTYPKQLAGKLYPNGIKIYEEKELENLIKKLKVDEVVFSYSDIPFDYVMTKASIVNTAGASFKLLGAAQTEIKSKKPVIAVLAVRTGCGKSQTSRKIIEVLTAAGKKVVAVRHPMPYGDLVKQKVQRFAAYADLKKHKCTIEEIEEYEPHVARGGVIYAGVDYEAILREAEKEADIILWDGGNNDFSFYKADVTFTVADPHRPGHEMHYYPGNTSLRLADAVIINKIDTADVEGINTVRDNIRKVNPKATIIEGASPVTVEHPELIRGKRVLVVEDGPTLTHGEMKFGAGVVAAQKLGAKEIIDPRPFTVKSITATYQKYPNIGALLPAMGYGAAQLKDLETTINNTKCDAVVIGTPIDLSRYIKIKKPSTRVKYDLQEIGAITVETVLREKKIIK; encoded by the coding sequence ATGGCTCGTAAGAATGTGTTGATTATGGGCGCTGCTGGACGCGATTTCCACAACTTTAATGTTTACTTTAGAGACAACAATGATTACAATGTTGTTGCATTCACAGCGACTCAAATCCCCAACATCGAAGGCAGAACTTATCCAAAACAACTTGCCGGTAAACTTTATCCAAACGGAATAAAGATCTACGAAGAAAAAGAATTAGAAAATCTTATTAAAAAACTTAAAGTTGATGAAGTAGTTTTTTCGTACTCTGATATTCCATTTGATTATGTTATGACTAAAGCTTCAATTGTAAATACTGCAGGTGCTTCTTTCAAGTTACTTGGAGCTGCACAAACAGAAATTAAAAGTAAGAAGCCTGTTATTGCAGTACTTGCAGTAAGAACCGGCTGCGGTAAATCCCAAACATCAAGAAAAATTATTGAAGTATTAACTGCTGCCGGCAAAAAGGTTGTTGCTGTCCGTCATCCTATGCCTTATGGTGATTTGGTTAAACAAAAAGTTCAACGATTTGCAGCTTATGCCGATCTTAAAAAGCACAAATGCACGATTGAAGAAATTGAAGAATATGAACCACACGTTGCAAGAGGCGGAGTTATCTACGCCGGTGTTGATTATGAAGCAATTTTAAGAGAAGCTGAAAAAGAAGCTGATATCATTCTTTGGGATGGCGGTAATAATGATTTTTCATTTTATAAAGCTGATGTAACATTTACTGTTGCTGATCCACACAGACCAGGACATGAAATGCATTATTATCCCGGCAATACTTCTTTAAGACTTGCTGATGCAGTTATTATCAATAAAATTGATACCGCTGATGTTGAAGGAATTAATACAGTAAGAGACAATATCAGAAAAGTAAATCCGAAAGCAACAATAATTGAAGGAGCTTCGCCTGTTACAGTTGAACATCCTGAATTAATTAGAGGTAAGAGAGTACTTGTAGTTGAAGATGGTCCAACACTTACTCACGGTGAAATGAAGTTTGGTGCTGGAGTGGTTGCTGCACAAAAACTTGGTGCAAAAGAAATAATTGATCCAAGACCATTCACTGTAAAATCTATCACTGCCACATATCAAAAATATCCAAACATCGGAGCTTTACTGCCGGCAATGGGTTATGGTGCAGCACAGTTAAAAGACCTTGAAACAACAATCAATAACACTAAATGCGATGCAGTTGTAATCGGAACACCAATTGATCTTAGCAGATATATTAAAATTAAAAAACCAAGCACACGAGTTAAATATGATCTGCAGGAAATCGGTGCAATAACAGTTGAAACTGTTTTAAGAGAGAAAAAAATTATTAAGTAA
- a CDS encoding AAA family ATPase: MNNKNGNHSKSNEFFSDGVMPPGLLTANQLLQTEIQSKSSNSVLIIEAKSVRMFNLEESLNSQKKTYLLQFDESIATYIAAEVIIKNPFFKSDNRLLRGLTIWYFEDEEIGRNDFNLLLKKEWEFVEFVQSWGTPIPGFWKCGEVRIEILLENQQIIKHYFQIGTQEIINFLDENDQSDSYSNKQNTQQPKKLEQLQKTNCDNNSIKSLFEEFDNLIGLHNLKQSLKDFISYLEFVKERKAKGIETNENISANCIFLGNPGTGKTTVARILGRFFKTIGILKNGHVVEVDRASLIGEYIGETAQKTEKVINQALGGILFIDEAYSLKRNNNSQDFGQEAIDIILKRMEDYKDKFFVIAAGYPELMEKFISSNPGLKSRFTHHFYFDDYNSNELADIFRIFSEKEKYSFNEKAEKFLKEKLDSLIDNTDGSFGNARFIRNLFSETKIELSKRYHLLEDEEKDFNSLNTILVNDIQSAWLNINNRNNSVIKSNEKLDRYSNEMNNLVGLNKVKTTFNKIIASIKVDKLKSEKSISSVHKTYNSIFIAEPGSGTSTVARLFAKSLFASNKLSKGQLIEIDSSLFHGLSKLDAYLTMDELFNKLSGNVILVNDVTASLQCLKHFSDSLLQYFLKKLYLMNDDVTAILSGTREEIEIIIESFPVLESQFPNKFEFEPYTNRQLLEIALSICQKKNYQLDEGAWQQLLELIDEMRNEKNRNFYNARSIKELLNRAISIQEDRILSMPNIMSGDLMTITFDDLTTLRTIEK; the protein is encoded by the coding sequence ATGAACAATAAAAACGGCAATCACTCAAAATCCAATGAGTTTTTTTCTGATGGAGTAATGCCTCCCGGACTTTTAACTGCTAACCAATTATTACAAACTGAAATTCAGAGTAAAAGTTCAAATTCTGTATTAATAATTGAAGCAAAATCAGTAAGGATGTTTAATCTTGAAGAAAGTTTAAATTCGCAAAAGAAAACTTATTTGCTTCAATTTGATGAATCAATTGCTACTTACATTGCAGCAGAAGTAATTATTAAAAATCCATTCTTTAAATCAGATAACCGATTATTAAGAGGATTAACAATTTGGTACTTTGAAGATGAAGAAATTGGCAGAAATGATTTTAATCTGTTATTAAAAAAAGAATGGGAATTTGTTGAGTTTGTTCAAAGCTGGGGAACTCCAATTCCTGGATTTTGGAAATGCGGAGAAGTCCGGATTGAAATTCTTTTGGAAAACCAGCAGATTATTAAGCACTATTTTCAGATTGGAACTCAGGAAATAATTAATTTTCTGGATGAAAATGATCAATCAGATAGTTATTCAAATAAACAAAACACACAGCAGCCTAAGAAATTAGAACAATTACAAAAAACAAATTGTGATAATAATTCGATAAAAAGTTTATTTGAAGAATTTGATAACCTGATAGGACTTCATAATCTTAAACAATCGTTAAAAGATTTTATTTCTTACCTTGAATTTGTTAAAGAACGTAAAGCAAAGGGAATCGAAACGAATGAGAATATTTCTGCTAATTGTATTTTCTTAGGTAATCCCGGTACAGGCAAAACAACTGTTGCCCGAATTTTAGGAAGGTTTTTCAAAACTATTGGTATTCTTAAAAATGGGCATGTAGTTGAAGTTGACCGCGCTTCTTTGATCGGAGAGTATATAGGTGAGACTGCTCAGAAAACTGAAAAAGTAATAAATCAGGCATTAGGAGGAATATTATTTATTGATGAAGCTTACTCGTTAAAACGAAATAATAATTCTCAAGATTTTGGACAGGAAGCAATTGATATAATTCTTAAGCGCATGGAAGATTACAAGGATAAATTCTTTGTAATTGCAGCAGGATATCCTGAACTAATGGAAAAATTTATCAGCTCTAATCCGGGTTTAAAGTCCCGGTTTACACATCATTTTTATTTTGATGATTATAATTCCAATGAGCTTGCAGATATATTCAGAATTTTTTCTGAAAAAGAAAAATACAGCTTTAACGAAAAAGCTGAGAAATTTTTAAAAGAAAAACTCGACTCATTGATTGATAATACAGACGGATCATTTGGCAATGCACGTTTTATCAGGAATCTTTTCAGTGAAACTAAGATTGAATTGAGTAAAAGATATCATTTACTTGAAGATGAAGAAAAGGATTTCAATTCTCTTAATACAATCCTTGTTAACGATATTCAATCAGCCTGGTTAAACATAAACAACCGGAATAATTCAGTTATAAAATCAAATGAGAAACTTGATCGTTATTCAAATGAAATGAATAATCTTGTTGGTCTTAATAAGGTAAAGACCACTTTTAATAAGATAATTGCATCTATAAAAGTTGATAAATTAAAATCTGAAAAATCAATCTCGTCAGTACACAAAACTTATAACTCAATTTTTATAGCAGAGCCCGGGTCAGGCACGTCAACAGTTGCCCGTCTTTTTGCAAAAAGCCTTTTTGCATCAAACAAACTTTCTAAAGGACAGCTTATCGAAATTGACAGCTCTTTGTTTCATGGATTAAGTAAGCTTGATGCATATTTAACAATGGATGAACTTTTTAATAAACTTTCAGGAAATGTTATCTTAGTAAATGATGTAACAGCTTCACTTCAGTGCTTAAAACATTTCAGTGATTCATTGCTGCAATACTTTCTTAAGAAATTGTATTTAATGAATGATGATGTTACTGCAATTCTATCGGGGACAAGAGAAGAAATAGAAATTATTATTGAAAGTTTTCCTGTTCTGGAAAGTCAATTTCCGAACAAGTTTGAGTTTGAGCCTTATACAAACCGTCAGCTTCTTGAAATTGCTTTAAGTATATGTCAGAAGAAAAATTATCAACTGGATGAAGGTGCCTGGCAGCAGTTACTGGAATTGATTGATGAAATGCGGAATGAAAAGAACAGAAATTTTTATAACGCCAGATCAATTAAGGAATTACTAAACAGAGCAATATCAATTCAGGAAGATAGAATCTTATCTATGCCCAATATTATGAGTGGAGATTTAATGACAATTACTTTTGATGATTTAACAACACTGAGAACAATTGAAAAATAA